Below is a window of Bacteroidales bacterium DNA.
TGAGACTTGGGACTTGGGACTTGAGACTTGGATCTTATACCCCCGGAATTTTCCGATGTTATATCCTTTTACGCTGCTCATCATAAAAATCAGCCTACTTAGTCTAACTTTACAGTGTGAAAAGCTGCAATTCAAAAATAGGATTATGCTGGGCCTGCATATGGGTAGTGATGCTGTTTGTTTCCTGCAATAAAGAAGCGGAAAACAGTTTGCCCGTTGTAACCATCAGCGCTCCGCAGGCGGGATCAACGTATGTGGCGGGGGATACGCTTATTGTGGTTGCGGACCTGTCGGACAAGGAAAGCCTGCACTCAGTGAGGGTGGTACTGAATGACAATGAAGGAAAGCCGGTGCTGGCTCCTGTTGAAATCAGCATTCCAACCAATCCTTACCACCTGGTACTCTCCTACCCTATCTCAGACCTCAGCCTGGCTGGCGGCACCTATGAAATCCAGGTGAAAGCCTCTGACGGGGTATCGGAAACCAATAGCTTCCGACAGATACAGATTACCGCACTCCCCAGGGAATTCCGGTATCCATTAGTGGTCACACAGCCGGGGTCGAACCTCATAAATGTCTTTTCGCTGGAAAACGCCACGCCCCTGAAAATCATCAGCAGGACCGGGGATTATAAAGCGGCAGCCCTTCAATCTTCCAGGCAAATGATGTTCATCTGCGGATCTTCTCAATCGGATCTCGATGCTTACTCTCTTGATGATTACCAGGTACTTTGGAGTCAACCCTCCAAACAACTGCCTCATGGTCATTGGTTTGAAGCAATTTCATCGGATGCGCCCTACCTTCTTACCTGCTATTATGAAGGTTATGTCAAAGGACTTGATTATACAGGAGGAACAGTCTTTACAACCACAGCATCGGGAGTTAATTACCCGGTTTGTGCAAGAATCCAGAATGAATATGTCATTGTGAACCGCAAGGAATATGCTTCTGAAAAGTATTCCCTGGCCTGGTATAATATCACGGGCGGCACTCTCCGGCAGTCCATTACCCCTGCGCCTCAGATGTTAGCTATAATGCCCCTGGACCAGCAAAAGAGCCTGTGTTTTGGGAATAAGGATGGGGAGGCAGGCATTTACAAGCTTGATATTCAATCGGGGACACTCACATTGCTTCATTCGATCAATAATGAGATAGTCAGGCAGGTGTCAGCGATGGATTCAGATAACTACCTGCTTGCCGGGACTCACACCATATACTGGTATCGCTACAGCCAAAACAGCCTGGTGGAGTTTGTGAAGGATATTGAGGATGCAAGTATTGCCTGCGAAAATATTGGGCAACAGGTTTTTACGGGTTCAGGGAAAATGCTAAGTGTTTATAGTTTTCCGGAAGGGACTTTAACGGGCACATTGCAGATGAATGAACCCATTAGGGATATTTTGTTGTTTTACAATAAATAAGGTTACTAAATTGTCAGGGAGCAAAATAAGACACAAATGTCTCAAATCGCTGAATGTCAAACAATGGTCACAAATACCTGGTATTCAATGGTTGTGATTGTCAAGCATGATTTTCTTGTTACACAATCAGAAAGTTATCAGGAACACTACGAATTTCGGAGATGTCGGTTATGAAGGAAAATAAGCTGGTGATGAGTGAGGATGGTTCGCATACCTTGATGTCTGGGGTATTTAAGGAGCATTATCATTCAACACATGGAGCCATCCAGGAATCCAGGCATATTTTTCTGCAGGCAGGATATCACTATGTACATCAGGAAGTCAATGAAATCAGGTTGCTGGAGATCGGGTTCGGAACAGGGTTAAATGCGCTGCTCACCTGCATGGAAAGCCGGTTGCTCCACTCCCGTACCTGCTACATAACGCTGGAACCTTTTCCTATTACTGAGGAAAGCCGAAAAAGCCTGAACTACCCTTCTCTCCTGGAACAACCTGATGCACAGCAATATTTCAGCCATATGCATGAAGCTGCCTGGGCAAAGGAGCAGGAGATCAGTGAATGGTTCCGGTTTACCAAGTTAAAAGTTGGAATCAATGAGTTTCAGGGGGAAAGTGAAACCTTTGACCTGGTCTATTTTGATGCCTTCTCTCCTGAAACACAGCCTGAAATGTGGACAGAAGAGGTCTTTGGAAAGCTTTTCCTGGTTTTAAAGCCGGGAGGCTGCCTGGTTACCTATTCTTGTAAGGGCATCGTAAAAAGGGCCCTGCGTTCAGCCGGGTTCAGCATTCAAAAACTACCCGGACCACCCGGAAAGAGAGAGATATTGAGAGCCCTTAAACCTATAAATTCGTTATAAATGTTCACCATCAGGGTATATGGAATTTTGATTGAGCAGTCGCGTCTGCTGGTGACGGATGAATTTCGCCTGGGGATATTTATGACTAAATTCCCGGGGGGTGGACTGGAATATGGGGAAGGTACACTGGATTGTCTGAAAAGGGAGTGGAAAGAAGAAACCGGGATGGAAATCGAAATATTATCCCATTATTACACCACAGATTTTTTCCAGCCGGCCTTTAAACTTCCTGAATCCAGGCAGGTCATCAATATTTATTACCGGGTCAGGGCTATTCATCCGTACAAGTTTACAACCACCACGAAGGTTTTTGACTTTCCTGAAATTACTGACGGGGCCCAGACTTTCCGATGGATCCCTTTATCAGAAGTCGATACAGCATTATTCACCCTTCCTGTTGACAAGGTAGTGGTTCAGAAATTACTGGAAGAGTATCGTCAGGGCTTATTGATCGTGAAGGAAGAATAATCATGCTTGCCTAACGGATGCACTTTGATGGAGCTCACCCGTGACCATTCCGGACCTTTCCTGCACCATTCAATAAATGCTTCCATTTCAGGATCCTCCCCAATGGCTTCGATATAAACAGAACCATCTGCCGAATTCATCACAAATCCTTTGATTCCAAGATTCAATGCTGCATTCATGCAATGATAGCGGAATCCTACACCCTGAACTTTCCCGTACACATGGATTGCAGCACTTTTCATAGGCTTCAGGCGTTCAATCTTTTCATCATTAAAGAGTCAACCAGCATAAAGAGTTTACCCGGTTCACCGGTTCTCCAGGGTAAGTCGTTGAGGTTCCCGCCCATGGCCATATAATAATCGAGGGAGGCATCTTCCAGATCCTTTATTACGTGATCCCTGAAGTTTACCAGGGCAATCCATCCATCTTCTACTTCATCGAACCATTCCTGGTAGTAGGAATCGTCATCAAAATGAAAGCTAAGCACATTCTCACCGATCAGGATGAACTTGTTAATCCCTTCTTCCTGAAGAAATTCCACCACATTTCGTTTTAGATACATGATGTCATTGTACAGACAATCATTCCATTCCCCCAGGAACTCAATCACACAGAAATGTTCTTCATAGTTCACATATAGAATCTTCAGGTACAGGGTTGCTGAACCAAAGCCGTCCCATTGAGGATGAATGAAATAATTATAAATGCTGTCGCTAAAGACGAATTCGCTGTAATCTCTTCCAAAAAAGGGTGATCTTTCGTCTTCGGAAGCGATGTACAGGTGTCTCCAGTTGTAATAAGGTTCAAGGTCGTGCAAGGGATGTCGGATGTTTGATGTCGGATGTTTGATGTCGGATGTTTGATGTCGGATGTCGGATGTCGGATGTTTAATGTCGGATGTTGGATGTCGGATGGCGGATGTGGATGTCGGATGGCGGATGGATGGCGGATGGGACTTGGGACTTGGATCTTGAATTTTGAGACTTGGGACTTAAGATTTGGGACTTGAAACTTGGGACTTGAAACTTGGGACTTGAGACTTGGGACTTGGGACTTGAGATTTGGGACTTGGTCCGCCAGCTGGCGGATGGGACTTAGGCAGTGCTTCATTCGTGCATTCGTGGCATTTTATTTCGTCAGTAGCATTAACTTCCATCAAAATATAAATCCTTCAGGCAAAAAACCAGAACACAAATTGCTCAAATGATTCACTAATTGACATAAATAATTGAATCTTGCTTGCAGGTCATTTGCGTTTATTTGTGTGGCATTTGTGTGATTTGGGGCTAAAATCCCCCGTCCGCGAAAGCGGACACCCCCTTTTAAAAAAGGGGGACATCTTTTATTCCCAATCCCGAATCCTCGCATCTCCCCATCTCCACATCTCCCATCTTCTCTCCTTCTCCCCCTCTCCTCATCTCCCATCTCCCATCTCCTCATCTCCCCACTCCTCATCTCCTCATCTCCCCACATCTCCTCATCTCCTCATCCCCTAACCCAAAGACTCCCCTTCGGGGCATCTCCCCTACGGCACCAACTTATACTTCCTCGTCGAGCTATAGGCAGAGAAAAAGCCAATGGCCCCATTCGAAATATTCCCTTTCACATTGGCAGGAGGGCCGGAAAACAGCGGATTGGTTCCCTGCACTTCTGACTGAACCTGCCATACAAAGTTAAAGTAATCTTCACCGATATTGTTCACTTCAAGGGTAATGGTATCACCCGGACGAAGCCCTTCCTGTGGATTACCCTGGTTGATGAATCCTACAGACGCACCATTGGTATATGATCCATTGAAAAGTTTGTCATCTACCACGAACCATTCAGGGATGCTGTCGGTCATCAGGTGGCTATTCCTGTAAATCATGAAGCGGTAAAAATCAACAGTCGGAGGTTCCTGGACATAACATTTTACCTCCCATATGCCCGACCGGCCCCATTCCTCATGAAAAAGCAGTCCGATACTATCAATTTCAGCTACCCCATAAAGGGTCGACTGAGCAGTATAACTATCATGCCCACCTATTGTTTCAGCCAGTTGAATGGAAAGTGAATAGGTGCGGCCAGGCTGTCCATAAACATTTGGAGCCGTCTGGTAGATTCCCGGTGCTGTTTCATTCAGCAGGAAAGTTTCAGTTCCATCTGAAATACTCACAATGGCATGCTGAACCACCGGGGCAGGCTGATTATAATAATAGCTTGAAGTGGTCGTCAGTTTGATGGTGTGAGGCATTGTATCCGTTGTAATGGCACCTTCCACCACCAGGCGGGCAAAATCATCCTCCAACTCGATTTCGATTCGTTCTGTGCATGAGGATAACAGAATAAGTCCGGTAACCAGGACATATAAAATCCCTGTTTTTGCCTTTTTTAGCGTATTTTGACTCAATTTTATATAGGAATGGCAGATCATTACTTAAAATTTAAAATTGTAGGTGAGAGCAGGGATAATTGAGAAGAGGTAGGTTTTCACAGCATAAGTGGTGTATGGGTCAGCTGCATCTTTCTCAAAGTTGATAGACCATGCATTTTTACGGTTATAGGCATTATAGACTGAAAGGTTCCAGTCTCCCCTCCACCTCTTTCCGGGTTTCTCCTTGCCTTTAAGTGTGCAGGACAGGTCCAGGCGATGATAATCAGGCATCCTGTAAGCATTTCTATCCGAATAGATCGGTACGATTGCATTTCCAATCAGTGCCCTGCCGGTAGGAAAGGTAACAGGGAGGCCGGTAGCATATACCCAGGTTGCTGATAATTCAACCCGTTTGCTGGCTTCATAATTAAGGACAATGTTCAGGGTATGAGGTTTATCATAAGGTGCAGGGTAACGATTCCCGTTATTGATGGTTTCAATCTTCCGCCAGGACCTTGAATAGGTATAACTGATCCATCCGTTCAGATCGCCGGAATTCTTCCTGGTCATCAGTTCAAGACCATAGGATTCCCCTTCACCAATCCTGATTTCACCTTCAATATACTGATTTAGAAGCAGGTAAGCATGATCACAGAAATCGATCACCTTATTTACTTTTTTGTAATACACTTCAACAGAGGTTTCCAGGGAGTTATCGAAAAAATTCCTGAAATATCCGATGGCCACCTGGTCAGCAACCTGGGGTTTTACATTGGGAGTGCTCGGAAACCAAACATCAAGCGGTGTTCCTGCCGTTGAATTCTGGGCCAGGGCAATGTACTGATAGGTATGGGAGTAATGTCCCTTGATGGATGAACGTTCATCAAGCAGGTAGGTGAATGCGAGCCTGGGTTCCAGTCCAAAATAGGTGTTAAAGAAATCACGTTTTTTGTAGACCACACTATCGATTGGATTAAAGTCTTCATCAAAGCGGTAATAAGTGCCGGGTCCGACATTTTGAAAAACAGACAGCCTGAGACCATATTTCAGGGTCAGTTTATCGGTAACCTTCTGTTCATTACTCACATAAGCCCCGTGTTCAAATGCGTATTGCGTGGGTAGGCGGAATTCGGAGATCAGGCTCTCATCGCCCAGGCCGGTAGCAGTGCCGGGAAAAAACTCATGAAAGGTTGTGGTTGCACCATATTTAAGCGTGTTTTTCGTATTTAGGTAATAGGTAAAATCGAACCTCGCAGAATGGTCGCGCATTTTCGAACTCCAGTTGAAGGAATTTGCATCCCCCTGTGGGGTTCCCAGGTTATAGTCAAATTGCGAATAGATCACACTGGCATTGAAGAACAACTTGCTCGAAAAGAGGTGATTCCATCTCAATGAAGCCGTCTGGTTTCCAAAACCCATTTTTGCAAACTGGTTTTTAAAAGTATCCCTGCCCAGGTACCCGGAAAAATAGACCCGGTTCGTTTCATTGATCGTATGAGTGAGTTTCAGGTTGAAATCATAGAAAAAAAGTTTGTTATCCCTCACCCCTTCATCTTTGGCGAAGGGTAGAAAAAGATCTGCATAAGTCCTTCTGCCTGAGGCAACAAAAGTTGTGCGGTCTTTAATAATAGGGCCTTCGATGGTGAGACGGCTGGAAACGGTTCCAATCCCACCGGTGAGTTTGAGTTGTTTGGAGTTGCCATCTTTCATCCTGACATCCAGCAATGAAGAGAGCCTTCCCCCGTATGCTGCAGGTATATCACCCTTATAAAGTGTAACATCCTTGATGGCGTCGTTGTTAAAAACCGAGAAGAAGCCCATGAGGTGGGAAGCATTATACACCGTGGCTTCATCAAGAATGATCAGGTTCTGATCCGAGTTGCCACCCCTTACACTAAAACCTGTTGACCCTTCACTGGTGGACTGTACCCCGGGAAGGAGCTGGATCGCTTTGATGATATCCACTTCACCCAATAAAGCCGGTATCCTGCTGATGGTTTTTACATCCAGTTTTACGAGGCTCATTTCAGGGGCCCTGACATTTTCATCGGTACGGGTGCCTTTGATTTCCACTTCCCCCAGCTCTGATTGGCCGGATTCCATAGCGATATCGAGAACCATGTTTTCCGCCAGGTTCACCTTCCTGAAGAAAGTAGAATAACCAATATAGGAAAAACGCAACTGATAGGATCCTGAAGGGAGGCTGATGGAATAAAATCCATAGGAATTGGTGATAACGCCGGCACTTAGTTCCGAAACAAATATTGTAGCACCAATAAGATATTCACCGGTTGAGGCATCCTTAACATGGCCGGAAATTGTAAATTTCTTACTCTCAGGCGGGGTTTGTGAATGAGCAAGCGAGGGTAAAAATAAGAAGGCTGCAATGGCTAAAACCAGGCATAGGTGATGAAATCGCATAAGAAATAGTTAGCTTTCGAAATTAAATTGACAAGATTACCGGGATATTATGTAGATGACATTTTTTAATGAAAAGCAGCCATCAGCAGGTTGATATCCTGGAAAGGAAGATGAAATGTATCACTAAGGAATTTGTTAGTAGAAATCCCATTGAACAGGTACACCCCTTGCCTTACGCCATAATCAGAACGGAGTACCTGGTCGATACCCCCTTGTTCCCCGATCTTAATAAGAATGGGAGTCAGGAAATTACTTAATGCATAGGAAGCAGTATGTGGAACCTTTGAGGCTATATTAGGAACGCAGTAATGGGTAACCCCATATTTCTTGAAAACAGGGCTTTTGTGGTCCGTAAGCTGAGAGGTTTCAAAGCAGCCACCCTGGTCGATGCTGACATCAATCAGAACAGCGCCCTCCTTCATCTGCTGAACCATTTCTTCGGTTACAATACATGGGGTTCTTCCATAGGCGGTATGCACTGCCCCAATCACCACATCAGCTGTTTTAAGGGCTGCCAGCAGGTTTCTTGGTTGAAGCATTGAGGTATAAACCCTTGTATTGAGGTTGTTTTGCAGTCGCCTGAGTTTATAAACCGAATTATCGAATATTTTCACGAAGGCACCCATGCCGAATGCAGCACGGGCCGCGTACTCCCCGACCGTACCGGCACCCAGAATTACAACTTCAGTGGGTGAAATCCCGGAGAAACCACCGAGCATTTTTCCACGGCCGTATTCGGGATGGCTCATGTATTCAGCAGCCAGCAGCATTGAAGTATTCCCTGCAATTTCACTCATGGCGCGGATTACGGGGAAAGTACCCGCTTTATCCTGGATATACTCAAAGGCAACAGCAGTTACCCGCTTTGAGAGTAATCTCCGGAAATACTCTTCACTGGTATTGGAGGTATGAATTGAAGAGAAAACAGTTTGCCTGTTCCCCAGCAATTCAAATTCTTCAGGTAGAAGTGGTGCCACTTTCAGGATGATATCGGCACTAAATACCTTTTTGGTATCATAAACCACTTCACCACCCATTTCACTAAATTCATGATCAGTAAAATGAGCAGCCTTTCCGGCATCACTTTCTATCATTACATGGTGGCCTTGTTGAACCAATAGACCAACGGCATCAGGCACCAGGGAAACCCTGTTCTCAAGGAATGCTGATTCCTTTGGTACACCAATGACCAGCTTTCGCATTTCACGCTGAACTTCCAGCATTTCTTCACGAGGCATAAATTGCCCGCCATGAAGCAACTCTGAATAGTTATTTTGTGTTAAATCCATGGTTATCAGCAGTTAAAAAGTAAACACCCGATTTTCACCCAAGGGATCTGCATCGATATGTACCTCGATGGTATCATCCGGCAGCAGGTCTGAAATTTTTTCCGGCCATTCAATGAGGCAGTATTGACCACTGAAGAAATAATCTTCATAGCCAATATCCAGCATTTCCTTCCATGATTTCAAACGGTAAAGGTCGAAATGATACACCTTCGAATCATCAATACAAATATACTCATTAACAATGGCAAAGGTGGGACTGTTTACAACATCTGTTACTTGCAGATGTTTACACAACACCTTAATAAATGTCGTTTTACCTGCTCCCATGGCTCCAAAAAAGGCAAAGATCCTTTTACCGGGATATTTTTCAAGCAGGCGAATAGCTATACCTTCAAGTTCCTCCAGTGAACCGCAAATCAACTTCTCCGTCATAGTTCTTTTATTTCGCCTTCAAATATACGATGGGAACTAACATTTCTTCCATCGACAAGCCACCATGTTGGAAAGTATTCTTGTAATAGTTCACATAGTAATTATAGTTATTGGGATAGGCGAAAAATGAATCCTTGCGGCAGAAGATGAAGGAAGAACTCATGGTAGACTTTGGCAGCAATGCATCGGCAGGATTTTTTATTTCATAAACATCCTTCCTGTCGTAATTCAGACTCCTGCCAAACTTATACCGCAGGTTGGTATTGGTATTCCTGTCGCCAATCACTTTTACAGGGTTATTGACCCTCACGGAACCATGATCGGTGGTAAGCACAACACTTACCTTTTTCTCAGCAAGGAATTTAATGATATCCATCAATGGAGAATGTTCAAACCAGGAGAGTGTTAAAGAACGATATGCAGGTTCATCATCTGCCAGTTCCCTGATCACTTCCATCTCCGTCCGGGCATGAGAGAGCATATCCACGAAATTATAAACAATCACATTGAAGTTATTGCCCATCAGGTTTGGCAAGGTTTCAACGAGTTTCCGTCCGGCTGTCAGGTTCAGAATTTTCGTATAGGAGTACTTCACATTTTTGCCGAATCGTTTGAGCTGCTCTCCAAGAAGTTCCCCTTCGAACTGATTTTTCGTGCCTTCTTCATCTTCATCCACCCAATATTTGGGGTATTTTTTTTCGATCTCAGTAGGAAGCAGTCCAGCAAAAAGCGTATTCCTGGCATATTGGGTAGTAGTGGGAAGAATACTGAAATACAATTCATCCCTTTCCACCCTGTAATACTCTTCAAATATGGGTTGTAACACCTTCCATTGATCATACCTCATGTTATCGATGAGGATCATGAACAAGGGCTGATTCTCCTGCATCAAAGGAAAAACTTTATCTTTCAGCAGGTTATGCGACTGAACGGGTTTTTTTTCATTTTTTCCATTCACCCAATCCACATAGTTATTCTCCACATATTTGCAGAACACCTGGTTGGCTTCATCTTTTTGCTGCAACATGACCTCTTTCATTCCTGAATCAGAAGATTTCTCCAGCTCCAATTCCCAGAATACAAGGTTTTTATATACCTCTTCCCATTCATTATGGGATAATTTCCCTGATATCTCCATGCCTATATTCCTGAATTGCTTTTGATAAGCATGGGCTGTTTTTTCACTGATCAGGCGTTTATTTTCCAGGTTCTTTTTTACGCTGAGCAATATCTGCTTCGGATTCACGGGTTTAATCAGGTAATCGGAAATACTGGCACCTATGGCATCTTCCATGATGTGTTCTTCCTCACTTTTCGTGATCATAATGACCGGCAGATTCGGAAATCCTTTTTTTATTAATGAAAGGGTTTCTATTCCTGATAAGCCCGGCATATTTTCATCAAGGAATACAATATCAAAAGGACGGGTTTTCAGCAAATCCAATGCTTCATCCCCGTTATTTGTGGTAAATACTTCATAACCCTTTTCCTTCAGGAACAGGATATGGGGCTTGAGCAGATCAATTTCGTCATCGGCCCATAAAATCACTCCACTTTCCATTCTATTTGATTTAATTATTTATAAATGAATACCTGATGAATTGTCTGCACACCTTTTCTTTTGAGATCCCCTTGAATACCGGTCCGGCAGTTCAAATAAACTATTGTATACAGAGTATGTGTACCTTTGTTACTTAAAAGTAATATTTTCACATGTACAGGACAGTTGTATCATTAATGCATAAACAATCCAATTATTGTTGGGGCCTGCTGTTCTATTTGTGTTTTATACAAATTTAACATTTTTCATTCGCATATAATGCTGATTAAACGAAAGATAGTGAATGACCCGGTGTATGGTTTCATTACCATTCCTGATGAACTCTCATTTGCGATTATTGAGCATCCCTGGTTTCAACGGTTAAGAAGGATATCACAACTGGGATTGACATCCATGGTTTATCCCGGGGCGTTGCATACCCGTTTCCACCATGCCCTGGGCAGTATGCACCTTATGACGCAGGCGATTGAAACCCTTCGCAGTAAAGGAATCGAAATCTCTGAGAAAGAAGCAAAAGGGGTCACATTGGCCATATTGATGCATGATATCGGACATGGACCTTTTTCCCATGCCCTTGAAAACTGTATTGTCAACAACCTCTCCCATGAGGAAATTTCTTTATTGTTTTTTGAGAGGCTCAATAAACAGTTTGATGGGAAACTTGAGACTGCCATCGCTATCTTTAAAAATGAATACCCTGTAAGATACCTGCATCAGTTGGTGTCAGGACAACTGGATATGGACCGGATGGATTACCTGATGCGGGATAGTTTTTATACCGGGGTTAGTGAAGGTGTGATCAATACAGAACGCATCCTGAAAATGATCACCATAGCCGATGAAGATCTTGCCGTTGAATCCAAAGGCATCTATTCGATCGAAAAATTTATTGTTGCCCGACGGCTGATGTACTGGCAGGTATATTACCATAAAACAGTGCTTTCGGCTGAGTATATGCTGGTAAAAATCCTGAGGCGGGCCAAGTTCCTGGCTGACCAGGGAGAAAAGCTTCCTGCAACCCCAGCCTTTTCCTATTTCCTGTTGAATCATATTACTCTCGACCATTTCCTTCAGGATGAAAAGAACCTGGAGATTTTTGCTCAACTTGATGATGTGGATATATTGTCGTCGATCAAACAATGGATGGAGCACCCGGACCCGGTTCTGTCAGGCATCAGCAAGGCGCTTATTAACAGGAAACTTTTCAGGGTGAGGATCCAGGAGTTCCCTTTTGAACCGGAATATGTTGAAAAAATCAAATCCAGGATTGCTTCCCATATGGGAATATCTATGAAGGAAACTGATTACCTGGTCACCTTAGGGACTATTTCCAATAATGCCTATGACCCCTTGAAAGACAGGATCAATATTGTGGATAATGACGGACTGGTAAGGGATCTCACTGATATTTCGGATCAGTTGAATATTGGGATGTACTCGAGTATAATTATGAAACATTTCATCTGTTTCCCTAAGTGGGCTGAACAAAACAGCTGAAAAAGGGTTAGTTTCTAATTATTCTATGGCTTATAGCTTATTATCAAAAAGCCTATATTTGCAGATTCTTTAAGCACCGACTTTATAACTCATTACGTTTCCCTGATGGAGTTTACAGCAAAAGACATCGCCAGCCTTATTGGTGGCAGAGTAGATGGAAATCCTGATGCAACTGTGAATAAGCTCGCCAAGATAGAAGATGGAGAGCCACAGGCCTTGAGTTTCCTGGCCAATCCCAAGTACACACAGTACATTTATACCACTCAATCCAGCATTGTCATTATCAGGGAAGATTTCGAACCTGAAATGCCTGTTGCCTCCACATTGATAAGGGTTTCTGACCCCTATTCGGCATTCGCAAAATTGCTGGAGATCTATGATGGCATGCAGAAAAAGAAATCAGGTATTTCGGCTCAGGCTTTCATTTCACCTTCAGCAAAGGTAGGCCCTGGTGCTTATATCGGTGAATTTTCTTATATTGGTGATAATGTTGTGCTGGGTGAAAATGTCAGGATTTATCCTCAGTGTTACATCGGGGATAATGCATCTGTCGGCTCAAATTCCACAATTTATCCGGGAGTAAAAGTCTATCATGACTGCACCATCGGGAATGAATGCATGATTCATGCAGGTGTTGTCGTTGGTGCCGATGGATTCGGGTTTGCTCCTCAAAGTGATAACAACTATAAGAAAGTGGCCCAGATCGGCAATGTCGTTATTGAAGACAATGTTGAGATTGGTGCCAATACCACCATCGATCGGGCAACTTTAGGATCCACGATCGTAAGAAAAGGTGTGAAACTCGACAACCTGATACAAGTGGGCCATAATGTTGAAATCGATGAGAATACCGTGATTGCAGCTCAAACAGGTATTTCAGGTTCCACAAGAGTGGGCCGGAATTGCA
It encodes the following:
- a CDS encoding PglZ domain-containing protein, which gives rise to MESGVILWADDEIDLLKPHILFLKEKGYEVFTTNNGDEALDLLKTRPFDIVFLDENMPGLSGIETLSLIKKGFPNLPVIMITKSEEEHIMEDAIGASISDYLIKPVNPKQILLSVKKNLENKRLISEKTAHAYQKQFRNIGMEISGKLSHNEWEEVYKNLVFWELELEKSSDSGMKEVMLQQKDEANQVFCKYVENNYVDWVNGKNEKKPVQSHNLLKDKVFPLMQENQPLFMILIDNMRYDQWKVLQPIFEEYYRVERDELYFSILPTTTQYARNTLFAGLLPTEIEKKYPKYWVDEDEEGTKNQFEGELLGEQLKRFGKNVKYSYTKILNLTAGRKLVETLPNLMGNNFNVIVYNFVDMLSHARTEMEVIRELADDEPAYRSLTLSWFEHSPLMDIIKFLAEKKVSVVLTTDHGSVRVNNPVKVIGDRNTNTNLRYKFGRSLNYDRKDVYEIKNPADALLPKSTMSSSFIFCRKDSFFAYPNNYNYYVNYYKNTFQHGGLSMEEMLVPIVYLKAK
- a CDS encoding HD domain-containing protein; this translates as MLIKRKIVNDPVYGFITIPDELSFAIIEHPWFQRLRRISQLGLTSMVYPGALHTRFHHALGSMHLMTQAIETLRSKGIEISEKEAKGVTLAILMHDIGHGPFSHALENCIVNNLSHEEISLLFFERLNKQFDGKLETAIAIFKNEYPVRYLHQLVSGQLDMDRMDYLMRDSFYTGVSEGVINTERILKMITIADEDLAVESKGIYSIEKFIVARRLMYWQVYYHKTVLSAEYMLVKILRRAKFLADQGEKLPATPAFSYFLLNHITLDHFLQDEKNLEIFAQLDDVDILSSIKQWMEHPDPVLSGISKALINRKLFRVRIQEFPFEPEYVEKIKSRIASHMGISMKETDYLVTLGTISNNAYDPLKDRINIVDNDGLVRDLTDISDQLNIGMYSSIIMKHFICFPKWAEQNS
- the lpxD gene encoding UDP-3-O-(3-hydroxymyristoyl)glucosamine N-acyltransferase; the encoded protein is MEFTAKDIASLIGGRVDGNPDATVNKLAKIEDGEPQALSFLANPKYTQYIYTTQSSIVIIREDFEPEMPVASTLIRVSDPYSAFAKLLEIYDGMQKKKSGISAQAFISPSAKVGPGAYIGEFSYIGDNVVLGENVRIYPQCYIGDNASVGSNSTIYPGVKVYHDCTIGNECMIHAGVVVGADGFGFAPQSDNNYKKVAQIGNVVIEDNVEIGANTTIDRATLGSTIVRKGVKLDNLIQVGHNVEIDENTVIAAQTGISGSTRVGRNCMIGGQVGIVGHITIADDVKIGAQAGVAGNITKEGSIVLGAPAIDISRFKRSIAVFNNLDKMVNRVSDLERSLKKLIKE